DNA from Nitrospina gracilis Nb-211:
GCACCAGCTTTTCCGGCACGTCGATCGAGCTGACGTCGGCCAGTTTGTCGGCGAGGGTTTTCTGCGCTTCCACCCGCGCCTGCTTGCGGTGGTGTTCTTCCAGTTCGGCGCGGATGCCTGCCTTGAGCGCGTCCAGCGTTTCGTAGTTCTTTTTGGGATCCACGGTCTGGGCGAAGGCGTCGTCGAGTTCCGGCAGTTTCTTCACTTGGATGCCTTTGAGCGTGACCGTGAACTCCACTTCCTTCCCCGCCACTTCCTTGTTGGGGTGGTCGTCCGGCAGGGTGAGCGAAAACGAGCGCGTCTCGCCGATCTGCATGCCCAGCACCTTGTCGTCGAAACCGCCGATCAGGTGGCCGCCCACCTGCACCACATAATCCTCGCCCTTGCTGTTCTCGTAGGGCTTGCCGTCGCAGGTGCTTTCGAAATCGATCTTGATGAGGTCATCCTTGGCGATGCCGCGGTCGGTGACGGTTTCGTTCACCGCCTTCTGCTCGCGGTAGGACTCCAGCGTCTGGTCCACCTGCTCGTCGGTGACCTTCGGCACCTTGAGCGGCACCTCCAGCTTGCTGATGTCCGGCGCGGAGAACTCCGGCAGGACCTCCACGTTGGCGGTGACGGTGATGTCCGTCCCCTCCTCGGCGTTGATTTCCACGATGCTGGGCTCACCGATGGCGTGCAGGTGGTTGTCCTGGATTCCCTGGTTGATGCTCTCGGAGACCATCAGGGTCAGCACTTCCTGTTTGACCTCCGGGCCGAAGCGCTTTTCCATGATGGACTGCGGGATTTTGCCGGGCCGGAAGCCGGGCATTTTGACCTGGTGGCTCAGTTTCTTGTAGTACGCGTTGACCTGGGACTGGTAGTCGCCGAGTGGAATCTCGATCTTGAGTTTCCGGTTGCACTTGTCGATTTCTTCAACTTCACATTTCATGATTCGGTTCGTTTCCGGGTGAATGGATAAGGGTTCCGGGCATGCGAGAGGGGGGAGTCGAACCCCCACGGTTGCCCACTGGATCCTAAATCCAGCGCGTCTACCAGTTCCGCCACCCTCGCAAAATTCAAAAGGAAAATTAGACCACCTTTTCCGGGGACTGTCAACGAAGGGGGCCCGGGGCCTCTGGCGGGGCCTCGGCGGTGCCGGATTCCGGGCTTGCGGGGAACAATCCCAGCCCTTTTTTCTCCTCCAGAAGCTGGTTGGCGAGAAGCAGGCCGGTGGCGGACCAGGTCTGGTACAGGTTGGCGCGCCGGCCGATGAGCCGCCCCATGCGCCCGTCGTAATACTCCGGCCAGCGGTCCTTCGGCAGGCGGTTGCAGGCATGCTCGAAAGCCGTCTCCGCCAGATCGTCGCGCCCGGATTTCAGGGCCGCTGCCACGAACGGCCACAGGAGCACCGGCCAGTTGCCGCCGTTGTGGTACGACCACGCGGCATTCTTGGCGTCGCTTCCGGTCAGCATCTGCCAGCGCACGCCTTCCAGTGCCGGAAAGCAGATCTTGATTGGCATGGCGCCGATGAGGTCGTCCCAGTTTGCGGTGTACAGATTGAGGATGCTCTGCGATTGTTCCGGCGTGGCCAGGCCGAACAGGATGGCCAGCAGGTTCCCCTGCGCGAAAAAGCGGAAATCCATGCGCCCCGGACCCAGGTTGCCCACCAGGTAGCCGCCTTCTTCCGGAAGCCAGGTGCTCAACCAGTCGGGGATCGACTCGGGATAAATGTTCAGCATGTTCACACTGCCGGAACCGAACTCCTCGGTTTTGAAACGGTGGATCTCGCTCAGCCGCTCGATGTCCAGCCAGTAGAAAATGCGGACGTAGGTGCGCAGAACCTTGATGCGCTCCTCCGCCATGCCGCGCAGTTTGCGGCAGGTGTCGTCGGATTCGGGGAGCAGGTCGAGGAGGGTCTGCAACAGCCCGTAAAACAGCGCCTGCACCTCCAGCGGGTGGCCATAGACACCCATGCGGCGGTCGATCATGAAGCCGCCGTCGGGCACGAGGAGCGTCGGGAACACCTCAAAGGTATCGCGTAAAAATAATTCCAGTGTCTGCCGCATGCCGCTCTGGAAACGGGGGGTGTGGGCCAGCTCGCGGTCGCCGGTCTTGCGCACGTACGCGCCCAGCAACAGCACCCACCACATCATGGAATCCACCGGCGCGACGCGGCCGATGGCGCGGTCGCCGAAGTCGGACACCAGTGTCTCCGCGCCGTCGTCGGTTAGCTCGATGTGAAAGCTGGCGGGCATGACGCCGGGGTGGATCTGGTGGCCACTCACCTGCCTCTGCTGGTTGCGGAGTTCCAGCACGATCTCCAGGAAGTTTTTGACGATGTCCGGCTTGCCTTCGTTCAAAAACACCAGCGCCGCCGGAAAGAAATCGCGGATGAAGCAGTCGGCGTAGTTGGGCGAGGCGAGGTTGGGGTCGCGCGCCGCGGCGGTGCCCACGGGCCGGCCCTTGTGATAAATGATCGCGTCTTCCAGCAACTGCCGCGCTTCTTCGATGGGAGAGGGGGTCATGTGCCTTCGTGCGAGTGAATTCAGGTAGGAATAGTGTATAGGCAGTCGATGGGCAAAGGAAAGGCTTTCATAAAAATTCATGCCGCATCGTGCGGATGCGCGGCAGGGGGCCGCGGGAATGAGGGTTTGCCGGTGGCGTCAGGTGGATTTGCGCGTCCGGCCTTTGTTCTCGCGCGAGGCCAGCAGGCTGTCCGGCGGGTAGTAGCCCTGTGACACGGTTATGTTCGGGTACACCCAGGACTGTTTGCCCAGCAGGACGCCCGGACACAGCACCGCGTTGCACCCGATCTCCACATGGTCGCCGATGACCCCGCCCAGTTTTGCCATGCCGGATTCGATGACCTCGCCGTCGAATTCCAGCGTCATCGGCGGAAAGGCGACGTCGATTTTATCCTGCGGCGAGCGGAAACGCAGGTTGGCGAGCTTCGATCCCGCGCCGAGGTTCACGTAACTGCCGATGATGCTGTCGCCGATGTAATTGAAATGCCCGGCCTCGGTGTGGTTCATCAGAATGGAGTTCTTGATCTCCGTGTTGTGACCCAGCACGCAGTGGTCGCCCGCAAGCAACGTGCCGCGCAGGTACGCGCCCTGCCGCACTTCGCAGTGATTGCCGATGACGGCCGGGCCCTTGATCACCGCCGTCGGCTCCACCACCGTGCCCGCGCCGAAATACACCTGCGCCGGTTGGATGTACGTGGGTTCCTGAAATTCGATCCACCGTTCCACCAGCAGGGCGGGTTCGGGAAAGCGGCTGAGGGTTTTTGCCGGGAGCAACCGCATGCCTTCCAGTCCCTGCATGCAGTGGACCGAATCAGGCAGGCAGTCGAGGATGTTCTGGATCGATGCCTTGAGCCGCGTCAGCGGTTCCCACACGCGGTCGATGCCGTCGAACACCGCCTTGTGTTCGAACTCGTCGAGGTGATCGAAAAATGGAGTGAGGTCGCGCATGGAGGGATCTCGCTTCACGGGTGGGCGGCGCTGAGTTTGTCAGCCCTCAATATACCATTTCCCCCGTGGCGTTAAAACGAAACCTTTCAGCGTGAGGCGGGTGAAACCCTGCTTGCCCATCTCGCGAAGCACGCGCTGGGCGCTGTCTTCGCTTGCCTTGGGCGCGGCCAGCGGTGCCTGGCTCATGCGTTGCAGGAGGTCCTGCTCCACGGTGTGCAACGGATGCGCGCTGTCCTTGAGCGACTGCATCAGCAGGC
Protein-coding regions in this window:
- a CDS encoding glycoside hydrolase 100 family protein; the protein is MNSLARRHMTPSPIEEARQLLEDAIIYHKGRPVGTAAARDPNLASPNYADCFIRDFFPAALVFLNEGKPDIVKNFLEIVLELRNQQRQVSGHQIHPGVMPASFHIELTDDGAETLVSDFGDRAIGRVAPVDSMMWWVLLLGAYVRKTGDRELAHTPRFQSGMRQTLELFLRDTFEVFPTLLVPDGGFMIDRRMGVYGHPLEVQALFYGLLQTLLDLLPESDDTCRKLRGMAEERIKVLRTYVRIFYWLDIERLSEIHRFKTEEFGSGSVNMLNIYPESIPDWLSTWLPEEGGYLVGNLGPGRMDFRFFAQGNLLAILFGLATPEQSQSILNLYTANWDDLIGAMPIKICFPALEGVRWQMLTGSDAKNAAWSYHNGGNWPVLLWPFVAAALKSGRDDLAETAFEHACNRLPKDRWPEYYDGRMGRLIGRRANLYQTWSATGLLLANQLLEEKKGLGLFPASPESGTAEAPPEAPGPLR
- the tig gene encoding trigger factor; amino-acid sequence: MKCEVEEIDKCNRKLKIEIPLGDYQSQVNAYYKKLSHQVKMPGFRPGKIPQSIMEKRFGPEVKQEVLTLMVSESINQGIQDNHLHAIGEPSIVEINAEEGTDITVTANVEVLPEFSAPDISKLEVPLKVPKVTDEQVDQTLESYREQKAVNETVTDRGIAKDDLIKIDFESTCDGKPYENSKGEDYVVQVGGHLIGGFDDKVLGMQIGETRSFSLTLPDDHPNKEVAGKEVEFTVTLKGIQVKKLPELDDAFAQTVDPKKNYETLDALKAGIRAELEEHHRKQARVEAQKTLADKLADVSSIDVPEKLVQEQIKFMVNKEKQQDAAGHVHEHQTDHVTLTDEDQKKHREQAMKLLQQELVINKFSDELAIEVSEQELDRELQVFMSLLQIKDLKKMKQEWAQSGALLRLHNRMRRDRTLEKLLDQVQLQEEMVDSADIKKDN